The following are encoded together in the Fusarium keratoplasticum isolate Fu6.1 chromosome 1, whole genome shotgun sequence genome:
- a CDS encoding PKS-ER domain-containing protein produces MATDYKFEGWMGEDPRAAEGHMVWKEYEPKPWEESDVDIRITHSGICGSDIHTLRAGWGPTDFPCVVGHEIVGVAVRVGSEAEGNIKVGDLVGVGAQTDSCRSRDGPCQACETHLENYCHDMHLTYNTSYRNGGKAYGGYALYHRSPSHFVIKIPDGLLPEHAAPMLCGGVTVYSPLKVFGAGPGKRVGVVGVGGLGHFAVLIAKAMGADKVIGISRRSDKREEALALGADEYIATAEDENWSQKHAGTLDLIICTVSSPKMPLQEYFDMLGLDGTLVQVGIPEEPIPVSAWALVPARRRLAGSLIGSPKEIEELFQLAADKHIIPWVEKRPMSDANQAIVDMEAGKPRFRYVLVNHFDDAKETEVQEPEKEAETEEKTEEPEEKPEEKSEEKDDDKVKDEE; encoded by the exons ATGGCGACCGATTACAAGTTTGAAGGCTGGATGGGTGAAGACCCAAGAGCAGCTGAAGGCCACATGGTCTGGAAGGAGTACGAGCCCAAGCCTTGGGAAGAGTCAGATGTCGATATCAGAATCACCCACTCGGGCATCTGCGGCTCAGACATCCACACCCTCCGAGCTGGCTGG GGCCCAACCGACTTCCCCTGTGTCGTCGGCCACGAAATCGTCGGTGTTGCAGTTCGAGTCGGATCCGAGGCAGAGGGAAACATCAAGGTCGGCGACCTGGTCGGTGTCGGCGCTCAGACGGACTCGTGCCGGTCCCGCGACGGACCTTGCCAGGCTTGCGAGACTCACCTCGAGAACTACTGCCATGATATGCACCTGACATACAACACTTCATACCGGAATGGAGGCAAGGCCTACGGAGGATATGCCCTCTACCACCGAAGTCCCTCGCACTTTGTCATTAAGATCCCTGACGGCCTGCTCCCGGAGCATGCGGCGCCGATGCTTTGTGGGGGTGTCACCGTCTACTCCCCGCTCAAGGTCTTCGGCGCCGGTCCCGGAAAGAGGGTCGGTGTTGTCGGTGTCGGTGGTCTCGGTCACTTTGCGGttctcatcgccaaggccatgggcgCGGACAAGGTCATCGGTATCTCTCGACGATCAGACAAGAGGGAAGAGGCTCTGGCACTGGGAGCCGATGAGTATATCGCAActgccgaggacgagaactGGTCTCAGAAGCACGCTGGAACCCTCgacctcatcatctgcaCTGTCTCATCACCAAAG ATGCCCCTGCAAGAGTACTTTGACatgctcggcctcgacggcaCACTTGTGCAGGTGGGCATTCCGGAAGAGCCCATCCCCGTGAGTGCGTGGGCGCTCGTACCCGCACGACGCAGGCTGGCCGGATCTCTGATCGGCAGccccaaggagattgaggagctCTTCCAGCTTGCTGCCGACAAACACATCATCCCGTGGGTTGAGAAGCGTCCTATGTCTGACGCCAACCAGGCCATTGTCGACATGGAAGCTGGCAAGCCCCGATTCCGCTACGTGCTCGTCAACCATTTTGACGACGCCAAGGAGACTGAGGTCCAGGAgcccgagaaggaggccgagacaGAGGAGAAGACCGAAGAACCAGAAGAGAAGCCTGAAGAGAAGtccgaggagaaggatgacgacaaggtcaaggatgaggaatAA